Within Romboutsia sp. CE17, the genomic segment ATCAAATACAAAATCAAATACAGACAGGTAGCAAATTTGGAATGCAGTCTATGGATCAAGAATTAGTCAATTTATATATACAAGGAATAATTTCTAGAAATAGTGTTTTAAGTAGATGTACGGACTATGAATATACAATTAGATTGATAGAAGATAAATATTAATATGGATTTTATACTATTTTTAAGGCATTAAATTTAAAGGAAAGAAAAAACTTATAGGATTAGAAATATTTATTTTATATTATCAAATGATAATGTACCTAATATATATGTACAAGAACAAAAGTATCATGAAATAAAAGAATCTCTGTAAAAGAGATTCTTTTTTATCAAGTGGCAAATCCAATGAGAGTATTGGGAAATATAATTTTTTATTAAAAATAAGTATAAAAAAATTATATCAATCAAAAATCAAAGTATAAGGATTAATCCTACTACTGATACATGATTGAAATAATGATTTACATTATAATAACATCTACAATTTTAACTTATTTTACAGATAAGTATTTAAAAAATAAAAGCAGAGAAATAAACCAAATTACATATAATACTTCTATACTATATATATTAATAATAATTTTAAATCTTTGTATATATAAAAAATATGGACTAACAATAGATTTTATAAAATATATCTTTTTAATTCCGTTTTTATTAGGAATATCAATAATTGATTATCGAACTACTTACATATATGATATAACAATAGTTAGTGGTATAATTATTCAAGGTGTAATTTTAATAAGTTCAATAACTATAGAAAAAGATTTTACAAATCATATAGGTGGACTATTTATAGGTATAATAGTATCATATCTTTTAGCAAAATTAACTAAAGGGTTAGGAGATGGAGATATTGGTCTATTTGCATTATGTTGTTTTACATTAGGATATAATTATAGCTTATATTTAATGTTCTTATCATATATAATAGCATTTATATACTGTATCTACATAATTTTAAAAAAAAATAAATCTATAAAAGAAAGTATAGCATTTGCACCATTCATATCATTAGCAACAATTTTGATAATGCTAACTGAAAATAGTTTGATGAATAGCTATTTTGAGATAATTAATAAAGTGTTATAAAGGAGGAATAAATATGTATGTAGTAGTAGGATTAGGTAATCCAGGTAAGCAATACGAAAAAACAAGACATAATGTTGGATTTGATGTTATAGATATTTTATCAAAGGAATATGATATAAACGTATCGAAAATAAAACATAAGGCTTTAATAGGAGAAGGTAGAGTTGGAAATGAAAAAGTTCTTTTAGTAAAGCCTCAAACATATATGAATTTAAGTGGAGAAACTTTAATTGATATTTATAACTATTATAATATTGATATGGAAAATATAATAGTAGTTTATGACGATATTGACTTAGATGTTGGAAAGATAAGAATAAGAAAAAAAGGAAGTGGTGGAACTCATAATGGCATGAGATCTATTACTAAGTGTTTAGGTTCTAATGACTTTCCGAGGGTTAGAGTTGGTGTATCTAAGCCTAGACCAGGACAAGATTTAGCAGATTTTGTTTTATCTAGATTTGGAAAAGAAGAAAGTGATAATATAGAATTAGGATTAGAAAAGGCTGCTAAAGCAGTAGATACTATGATAAGAGAAAATATTGACCTAGCTATGAATAAATACAATGGGTAAGGAAAGGGAGAATTTCATATGAATGATGTATTTATATACCCTTTGCAAAACTCCAAAGAATATAAAGATGTAATAAATTGCATAAATAGTAATAAAGGCTCATTATTAATTAATGGCCTTTTATCAGTTCAAAAACCTCATATAACTTATTCTATATTTAAAGAATTAAATAGACCTATAGTCTTTGTAGCGAGCACTGATTTAGAAGCTAAAAAAGCTTATGAGGATTTAAGTTTTTATATGAAAGATAAAGTAGTGTATCTTGGATATCAAGATATATACTTTTATCATTTAGATGCAAAGGATAGAAATGAAGAAGCTAAAAAGCTTAAAGTTCTTTTAAGATTAGCTAAAGGAGAGAAGATTGTTTTAGTAACTTCCACTGAAGCTATTCTTAAAAAATATATGCCAAAAGAAGTACTACTTAATAATACTTATAATTATAAGATAGGGGATAAGATAAACCTAGAAGAGTTAAGTGAGAGACTTGTTTCTCTAGGTTATGAAAGAGTGTCTAAAATAGAAGGCTTTGGACAGTTTAGTATAAGAGGTGGAATTGTTGATATTTTTTCGTTAGAATATACAAATCCAATTCGTATGGAATTATTTGATGATGAGATAGATTCTATACGAACTTTTGACGTTTTTTCACAAAAATCAATTGACAAGATTAAGAAGTTTACAATAACACCTTCAAGAGAATTTATTTATCCTGAAAAAGTTAATGATGCTGTTGAAAAATTAAAAAAGGAAACAGGAAAATTAACTAATGAAGATGTTTTTGCGAATATAGAGAATATAGAAAGTAAAACATATTTTGAAGGGATAGAAAATTATATAGACTACATTTATCCAGAAGAAAATAAAAGTATTTTTACATACTTAAATGATAATGCCATTATTTTTGTAAATGATATTTCTAGACTTAAGGAAAGATGCGAAAATTACATTAATGAGTTCAATGAAAACTATAAGTTAAACTTAGAGAGAGGACTAGCTTTAAAAAGTCAAGGTAGATTACTATACCATTTCAATGAATTAGATTTAATTAAAGGTGAAAAGAAGCTAATATTAAATACTCTTTTACCTAAGCCTGTAAATGACTTTAGAATTAGTAGTGTAGTTAACTTTGAGTCAAGAGAAGTTCCAACCTTCAATGGTAAGCTAGATGTTTTATGCGAAGAATTAAATAGATTAAAATACAATGGATTTAAAATAATACTAGCTACTAATACATTAGAAAGAGCTAAAAAATTAAATAAAGAGTTATTAGATTTAGGATTAGAAACAACAGTATCAAGAAAAAGAAATATTGAAATAAAATCATCTCAAATAATTATTGTACCTGCACAAATTAGTAGTGGATTTGAATATAAATCAATAAAATTTGTAGTGGTTACAGATAATGAAATGATAGGAGTACATAAAAGAGCCTCTAATACAAAAAGTAAAAAGAAGAAAAAAGGACAAAAAATAGAATCTTTCTTAGATTTAAATGTTGGAGATTATGTAGTTCATGAAAATAGTGGTATAGGAAGATATACAGGGATAGAACAAATTTCTGTAAATGGAATAAAGAAAGACTACATGAAGATAATCTATCAAGGTGGAGATAACTTATATGTTCCTATAGACCAAATGGATAAGGTACAAAAATATATAGGTTCTGATGTTGAAAAAGTTAAGCTAAATAAGCTTGGTTCAAGTGAGTGGACTAGAGCTAAGGCTAAGGTTAAAAAAGAAATAGAAGATATGACTAAAGACCTTATAGAGCTTTATGCTAAAAGAGAAAAAGTAAAAGGCTATAAATACTCTAAAGATACTCCATGGCAAAATGAATTTGAATCTCTATTCCCACATGAGGAAACAGAGGATCAATTAAAGGCTATAAAAGAAACTAAAAAAGATATGGAATCAGATAAGGTTATGGATAGACTTATATGTGGTGATGTTGGATATGGAAAAACGGAGGTAGCTATAAGAGCTGTATTTAAAGCTTGTATGGATCAAAAACAAGTTGCAGTACTAGTTCCTACTACTATACTTGCACAGCAACATTACAACACATTTAGAGAAAGATTTGAAAACTATCCAATAAGAGTAGAGGTATTAAGTAGATTTAAATCACCTAAGCAACAGAAAGAAATAATAAATGATGCAAAAAAAGGTCTAGTAGATGTTCTTATAGGAACTCATAGAATTATATCTAAAGATATAAATTTACCGAACTTAGGTTTAGTTGTTATTGATGAAGAGCAAAGATTTGGTGTTAAGCATAAAGAATCACTTAAGCAAATCAAGTCTACAGTTGATGTTCTTACATTATCAGCAACACCTATACCAAGAACATTGCATATGTCTCTAAGTGGAATAAGAGATATGAGTGTTATAGAAGAACCTCCACAAGAAAGACACCCTATTATAACTTATGTAACAGAAGCAAAAGAGAGTGTAATTCAAGATGAAATAGAAAGAGAAATCTCAAGAGGAGGTCAAGTATTCTTTGTATATAATAGAGTTGAGCATATAGAAGAAATGGCAAGTAAAATAAAAAGATTAGTACCAGATGCTAAAGTTGCTGTAGCTCATGGAAGAATGACTTCTAAAATGTTAGAGGATATAATTTTAGGATTTTTGAATAAAGAATACGACGTTTTAGTTTGTACCACAATTATTGAAACAGGAATGGATATATCTAATGCAAATACAATGATAGTATATGATGCAGACAAAATGGGACTAGCTCAGCTTTATCAGTTAAGAGGTAGGGTTGGAAGAAGTTCTAGACAAGGATATGCATATCTAATGTATGAAAAAGATAAAGTATTAAGTGAAATAGCTGAAAAAAGATTAAAAGCTATAAGGGAGTTTACAGAATTTGGATCAGGGTTTAAAATAGCAATGAGAGACCTTGAAATCAGAGGTGCTGGAAACATACTAGGTTCACAACAACATGGACATATGGCAGTAATAGGATATGATTTATATGTAAAGATGCTAAATGATGCCATAAAAAAGGTAAAAGGAGAACCTATATTAGAAGAGATAGATGTAGAGATAGATTTAAGTGTTAATGCATATATACCAGATACTTATATATCTGATGAGCTGACTAAGATAGAGATGTATAAAAAAATTGCATCTATTGAAAGTAAAGAGGATATGCTAGAAGTACAAGAAGAATTAGAAGATAGATTCTCTGATTTGCCAAAATCTGTACAAACATTATTAAAAATATCTTATATAAAATCTCTATGTAAAATAATGAAAG encodes:
- the pth gene encoding aminoacyl-tRNA hydrolase, producing the protein MYVVVGLGNPGKQYEKTRHNVGFDVIDILSKEYDINVSKIKHKALIGEGRVGNEKVLLVKPQTYMNLSGETLIDIYNYYNIDMENIIVVYDDIDLDVGKIRIRKKGSGGTHNGMRSITKCLGSNDFPRVRVGVSKPRPGQDLADFVLSRFGKEESDNIELGLEKAAKAVDTMIRENIDLAMNKYNG
- the mfd gene encoding transcription-repair coupling factor, with protein sequence MNDVFIYPLQNSKEYKDVINCINSNKGSLLINGLLSVQKPHITYSIFKELNRPIVFVASTDLEAKKAYEDLSFYMKDKVVYLGYQDIYFYHLDAKDRNEEAKKLKVLLRLAKGEKIVLVTSTEAILKKYMPKEVLLNNTYNYKIGDKINLEELSERLVSLGYERVSKIEGFGQFSIRGGIVDIFSLEYTNPIRMELFDDEIDSIRTFDVFSQKSIDKIKKFTITPSREFIYPEKVNDAVEKLKKETGKLTNEDVFANIENIESKTYFEGIENYIDYIYPEENKSIFTYLNDNAIIFVNDISRLKERCENYINEFNENYKLNLERGLALKSQGRLLYHFNELDLIKGEKKLILNTLLPKPVNDFRISSVVNFESREVPTFNGKLDVLCEELNRLKYNGFKIILATNTLERAKKLNKELLDLGLETTVSRKRNIEIKSSQIIIVPAQISSGFEYKSIKFVVVTDNEMIGVHKRASNTKSKKKKKGQKIESFLDLNVGDYVVHENSGIGRYTGIEQISVNGIKKDYMKIIYQGGDNLYVPIDQMDKVQKYIGSDVEKVKLNKLGSSEWTRAKAKVKKEIEDMTKDLIELYAKREKVKGYKYSKDTPWQNEFESLFPHEETEDQLKAIKETKKDMESDKVMDRLICGDVGYGKTEVAIRAVFKACMDQKQVAVLVPTTILAQQHYNTFRERFENYPIRVEVLSRFKSPKQQKEIINDAKKGLVDVLIGTHRIISKDINLPNLGLVVIDEEQRFGVKHKESLKQIKSTVDVLTLSATPIPRTLHMSLSGIRDMSVIEEPPQERHPIITYVTEAKESVIQDEIEREISRGGQVFFVYNRVEHIEEMASKIKRLVPDAKVAVAHGRMTSKMLEDIILGFLNKEYDVLVCTTIIETGMDISNANTMIVYDADKMGLAQLYQLRGRVGRSSRQGYAYLMYEKDKVLSEIAEKRLKAIREFTEFGSGFKIAMRDLEIRGAGNILGSQQHGHMAVIGYDLYVKMLNDAIKKVKGEPILEEIDVEIDLSVNAYIPDTYISDELTKIEMYKKIASIESKEDMLEVQEELEDRFSDLPKSVQTLLKISYIKSLCKIMKVEKVRQVKDEIWLLPLTKYKTKEKVGYKIVKELEELLETMCSMKEQ
- a CDS encoding prepilin peptidase; the encoded protein is MIYIIITSTILTYFTDKYLKNKSREINQITYNTSILYILIIILNLCIYKKYGLTIDFIKYIFLIPFLLGISIIDYRTTYIYDITIVSGIIIQGVILISSITIEKDFTNHIGGLFIGIIVSYLLAKLTKGLGDGDIGLFALCCFTLGYNYSLYLMFLSYIIAFIYCIYIILKKNKSIKESIAFAPFISLATILIMLTENSLMNSYFEIINKVL